In Kwoniella pini CBS 10737 chromosome 4, complete sequence, one DNA window encodes the following:
- a CDS encoding serine/threonine-protein phosphatase PP1 has translation MGEQQNEIDLDSVIDRLLEVRGNRPGKAVQLAEYEIKYLCTKAREIFISQPILLELEAPIKICGDIHGQYYDLLRLFEYGGFPPEANYLFLGDYVDRGKQSLETICLLLAYKIKYPENFFILRGNHECASINRIYGFYDECKRRYNIKLWKTFTDCFNCLPIAAIIDEKIFTMHGGLSPDLQSMEQIRRVMRPTDVPDTGLLCDLLWSDPDKDITGWSENDRGVSFTFGPDVVSRFLQKHDMDLICRAHQVVEDGYEFFAKRQLVTLFSAPNYCGEFDNAGAMMSVDDTLLCSFQILKPAEKKAPKYGGYGASGRRQ, from the exons ATGGGCGAGcaacaaaatgaaatcgACTTGGACTCTGTCATTGATCGATTATTAGAGG TGCGAGGAAACAGACCTGGTAAAGCTGTTCAATTAGCAGAATACGAGATTAAATACCTCTGTACAAAAGCAAGggaaatcttcatcagtcAACCTATCTTACTTGAATTGGAAGCACCTATAAAAATATGCG GTGATATCCATGGGCAATACTACGACTTGCTGAGATTGTTTGAATATGGTGGTTTCCCTCCCGAAGCAAATTACTTGTTCTTAGGAGACTACGTGGACAGAGGTAAACAATCTCTCGAAACCATTTGTTTACTCCTTGCATACAAGATTAAATACCCAgaaaacttcttcatcctgAGAGGTAATCACGAATGTGCCAGTATCAATAGAATTTATGGGTTCTACGATGAAT GTAAACGACGTTATAACATTAAATTGTGGAAAACTTTTACCGATTGTTTCAACTGTTTGCCGATTGCTGCTATCATCGATGAGAAGATCTTCACAATGCACGGTGGATTG AGTCCTGATCTGCAAAGCATGGAACAAATCCGAAGAGTAATGAGACCAACGGATGTACCTGATACAG GTCTCCTGTGTGATCTCCTTTGGTCTGATCCCGATAAGGATATCACTGGTTGGAGTGAGAATGATCGAGGTGTATCTTTCACTTTTGGTCCGGATGTAGTATCGCGATTCCTGCAGAAACACGATATGGATTTGATCTGTCGAGCACATCAA GTTGTGGAGGATGGATACGAGTTCTTCGCAAAACGTCAATTGGTTACCCTGTTCTCAGCGCCTAATTACTGTGGAGAG TTCGACAATGCTGGTGCGATGATGTCCGTGGATGACACTCTACTCTGTTCCTTCCAA ATCCTCAAACCAGCCGAAAAGAAGGCTCCGAAATATGGGGGATACGGTGCCAGCGGACGGCGTCAGTGA